A genomic stretch from Campylobacter lari subsp. concheus includes:
- the sppA gene encoding signal peptide peptidase SppA, translated as MQIIKSFFKGIGKIISYINTYFKTFVFLFIVFLILAPSGDNTKLSNANLAQINLKGEISDASNLLEQIYKIKEDKAIKGVLLFIDSPGGAFAPSMEIALAIQDLKAKKPVVVYAGGTIASGSYLSAVGADMIIANPASFVGSIGVIMQGFEVSELAQKLGINEQTIKAGSYKEAGTFMRKWSKDEKDFLQNLANQSYELFTQFVAKNRKLDLNQTDSWADAKVFLANEALKLKLIDKIGNYEQAKKELEKLAKVQNPIWQKEDAIDKFLKRLEEQSASFFANTLAQFFTQVSSQKIY; from the coding sequence ATGCAAATTATAAAATCATTTTTTAAAGGAATTGGAAAAATCATTTCTTATATCAACACTTATTTTAAAACCTTTGTGTTTTTATTTATCGTGTTTTTAATCCTTGCTCCAAGCGGGGATAATACCAAACTTTCCAATGCAAACTTAGCTCAAATTAATCTTAAAGGTGAAATTAGCGATGCGAGTAATCTTTTAGAACAAATTTACAAAATCAAAGAGGATAAAGCTATAAAAGGGGTTTTGCTTTTTATAGATAGCCCTGGTGGAGCTTTTGCACCAAGCATGGAAATAGCCTTAGCTATACAAGATCTTAAAGCTAAAAAACCTGTGGTAGTCTATGCAGGTGGGACCATAGCAAGTGGGAGTTACTTAAGTGCGGTGGGAGCTGATATGATCATCGCTAATCCCGCTAGCTTTGTGGGATCTATTGGAGTAATCATGCAAGGCTTTGAAGTAAGTGAGCTTGCACAAAAACTTGGCATAAATGAGCAAACTATCAAAGCAGGAAGCTATAAAGAAGCAGGAACTTTCATGCGTAAATGGAGCAAAGATGAAAAAGACTTTTTGCAAAATTTGGCCAATCAAAGTTATGAGCTTTTCACACAATTTGTCGCTAAAAATCGCAAGCTAGACCTAAACCAAACAGACTCATGGGCTGATGCGAAAGTGTTTTTAGCTAATGAGGCTTTAAAATTAAAACTCATTGATAAAATAGGCAATTACGAACAAGCCAAAAAAGAGTTAGAAAAACTAGCCAAAGTGCAAAACCCTATCTGGCAAAAAGAAGATGCTATAGATAAGTTTTTAAAACGATTAGAAGAG